The following coding sequences are from one Maniola hyperantus chromosome 7, iAphHyp1.2, whole genome shotgun sequence window:
- the LOC117984043 gene encoding retinaldehyde-binding protein 1-like isoform X1, which translates to MATSVLQPEECRREHKPKPDAPRLTDDERVTILENNERETGELPSELRERARIDIREEAALREQALSQMRHFIEKHPAIKKCRTDAPFLLRFLRTKKYSIPQACSMLERYLTIRQMYPHWFQKLDPLDPKIAAVIDAGYLVPLPKRDSEGRRVVLSCMGRFDPHVYDSSIMARVHSMIVELLLDEPRSQLLGYTHVNDEAGMQMPHVSLWSLTDVRIMLNCIQVSYDDRGAIVGRATLAAARLHARQRRGRHADAARQPLVADRCSHYAELYTEFHSNASQAHSLCEHTALWRQILRVRRFTAQR; encoded by the exons ATGGCGACATCCGTCCTCCAGCCCGAAGAATGTCGAAGAGAGCACAAACCTAAACCAGACGCTCCAAGACTGACCGACGACGAAAGAGTTACTATTTTGGAAAACAACGAACGGGAAACCGGAGAGCTTCCATCAGAATTAAGGGAAAGAGCCAGAATAGATATACGAGAGGAGGCGGCACTCAGAGAACAGGCCCTTTCTCAAATGAGGCATTTTATTGAGAAACATCCTGCAATCAAGAAATGTAGAACCG atgCGCCCTTCTTGCTCCGATTCCTACGCACAAAGAAGTATTCCATCCCACAAGCCTGTTCCATGTTGGAGCGTTACCTCACCATTCGGCAGATGTACCCGCACTGGTTCCAGAAGCTTGACCCCCTAGATCCGAAGATAGCAGCGGTTATCGACGCCGGGTATTTGGTTCCTCTGCCGAAACGGGACTCGGAAGGGCGGAGAGTCGTCTTATCATGCATGG GTCGTTTCGACCCGCACGTATACGACAGTAGTATAATGGCGCGCGTGCACTCGATGATCGTGGAGCTATTGTTGGACGAGCCACGCTCGCAGCTGCTCGGCTACACGCACGTCAACGACGAGGCCGGCATGCAGATGCCGCACGTCAGCCTCTGGTCGCTGACCGATGTTCGCATTATGCTGAACTGTATACAGGTAAGCTACGATGATCGTGGAGCTATTGTTGGACGAGCCACGCTCGCAGCTGCTCGGCTACACGCACGTCAACGACGAGGCCGGCATGCAGATGCCGCACGTCAGCCTCTGGTCGCTGACCGATGTTCGCATTATGCTGAACTGTATACAG AATTCCACTCCAATGCGTCACAAGCGCACTCACTTTGTGAACATACCGCACTATGGCGTCAAATTCTTCGAGTTCGCCGTTTCACTGCTCAGCGATAA
- the LOC117984043 gene encoding clavesin-2-like isoform X2 — protein sequence MATSVLQPEECRREHKPKPDAPRLTDDERVTILENNERETGELPSELRERARIDIREEAALREQALSQMRHFIEKHPAIKKCRTDAPFLLRFLRTKKYSIPQACSMLERYLTIRQMYPHWFQKLDPLDPKIAAVIDAGYLVPLPKRDSEGRRVVLSCMGRFDPHVYDSSIMARVHSMIVELLLDEPRSQLLGYTHVNDEAGMQMPHVSLWSLTDVRIMLNCIQNSTPMRHKRTHFVNIPHYGVKFFEFAVSLLSDKLKDRVLFHRTSEDLMKYVDPAILPKEYGGTVPLRDMIEELKRKLLKHREDLLSLDDMCVDLYALEKNDLTQDIHSTAGSFRKLELD from the exons ATGGCGACATCCGTCCTCCAGCCCGAAGAATGTCGAAGAGAGCACAAACCTAAACCAGACGCTCCAAGACTGACCGACGACGAAAGAGTTACTATTTTGGAAAACAACGAACGGGAAACCGGAGAGCTTCCATCAGAATTAAGGGAAAGAGCCAGAATAGATATACGAGAGGAGGCGGCACTCAGAGAACAGGCCCTTTCTCAAATGAGGCATTTTATTGAGAAACATCCTGCAATCAAGAAATGTAGAACCG atgCGCCCTTCTTGCTCCGATTCCTACGCACAAAGAAGTATTCCATCCCACAAGCCTGTTCCATGTTGGAGCGTTACCTCACCATTCGGCAGATGTACCCGCACTGGTTCCAGAAGCTTGACCCCCTAGATCCGAAGATAGCAGCGGTTATCGACGCCGGGTATTTGGTTCCTCTGCCGAAACGGGACTCGGAAGGGCGGAGAGTCGTCTTATCATGCATGG GTCGTTTCGACCCGCACGTATACGACAGTAGTATAATGGCGCGCGTGCACTCGATGATCGTGGAGCTATTGTTGGACGAGCCACGCTCGCAGCTGCTCGGCTACACGCACGTCAACGACGAGGCCGGCATGCAGATGCCGCACGTCAGCCTCTGGTCGCTGACCGATGTTCGCATTATGCTGAACTGTATACAG AATTCCACTCCAATGCGTCACAAGCGCACTCACTTTGTGAACATACCGCACTATGGCGTCAAATTCTTCGAGTTCGCCGTTTCACTGCTCAGCGATAAACTGAAGGATCGcgttttg tttcATCGCACTTCTGAAGACTTAATGAAGTATGTTGATCCTGCTATTTTGCCGAAAGAGTATGGTGGCACAGTTCCTTTGAGGGATATGATCGAAGAATTAAAACGAAAACTTTTAAAACATAGAGAGGATTTGTTGTCTTTAGACGATATGTGCGTAGATTTGTATGCCctagaaaaaaatgatttaaCTCAAGATATACATTCAACTGCTGGATCATTCAGAAAATTGGAACTGGACTAG